In Zingiber officinale cultivar Zhangliang chromosome 3B, Zo_v1.1, whole genome shotgun sequence, a single window of DNA contains:
- the LOC122056561 gene encoding leucine-rich repeat extensin-like protein 1: MAIFLLHLFLLLLSSFTGTEAQFQNPRLRDAYIALQFWKRTAIFSDPKNFTGDWIGPEVCSYHGVFCTAAPDAPNVTVVAGVDLNHADIAGYLPSKLGLLADLALLHLNSNRFCGILPHTLRRLRRLYELDLSNNRFVGRFPDVVLRLPALRFLDLRFNDFEGSIPPALFRRPLDAIFLNDNRLRHGIPETLGESPVSVLVLANNHLGGCIPTSIGGMSETLNEIILLDDDLTGCLPVQIGRLRRVTVFDVGFNSLQGPLPGSVTGMRSLEQLNVAHNRLTGRIPDGVCELPRLRNFSYSFNYFNGQPPACARRGPRRGPAVFDSRGNCIAGLPEQRPLRQCISPGAQPFDCRKSSCFIGGATTSPYPKHSPPPPRISIRRRVVPPPPSPVGSAHRGYSKKPSPPPPPPPYESAPSTRTHPPPSYSTPPPSHYGPFHPPPAATLPPRHNTSSPSSPSTPLASPPAPFIPWKAPPSPVPPPPPKLPPVVGVSYASPPPPAIPYY, from the coding sequence ATGGCGATCTTCCTcctccacctcttcctcctcctcctctcctccttcaCCGGCACCGAAGCCCAGTTCCAAAACCCTAGGCTGAGAGACGCCTACATCGCCCTTCAGTTTTGGAAGCGCACCGCCATATTCTCCGACCCAAAAAATTTCACCGGCGACTGGATCGGCCCCGAGGTCTGCTCCTACCATGGCGTCTTCTGCACTGCGGCCCCCGACGCCCCCAATGTCACCGTCGTCGCAGGCGTCGACCTCAACCACGCCGACATTGCCGGGTACCTGCCCTCCAAGCTCGGCCTCCTCGCCGACCTCGCCCTCCTCCACCTCAACTCCAACCGCTTCTGCGGCATCCTTCCTCATACGCTTCGCCGCCTCCGTCGCCTCTACGAGCTCGATCTCAGTAACAATCGCTTCGTGGGCAGATTTCCTGACGTCGTCCTACGCCTCCCCGCCCTCCGCTTCCTCGATCTGCGATTCAATGACTTCGAGGGCTCTATCCCGCCCGCCCTCTTCCGCCGACCCCTCGATGCCATCTTCCTCAACGACAATCGGCTCCGCCACGGCATCCCCGAAACCTTAGGCGAATCCCCTGTCTCCGTCCTCGTCCTCGCCAATAATCACCTTGGCGGATGCATCCCCACCTCGATCGGCGGCATGTCGGAAACCCTAAACGAGATAATCCTCCTCGACGACGACCTCACCGGGTGCCTCCCGGTACAGATCGGGCGGCTCCGCCGAGTCACCGTCTTCGACGTTGGATTCAACAGCCTCCAAGGCCCACTGCCGGGGTCCGTCACCGGGATGAGGAGCCTCGAGCAGCTCAATGTCGCACATAACCGCCTCACTGGACGGATCCCTGACGGCGTCTGCGAACTTCCCCGGCTTAGGAACTTTAGCTACTCGTTCAACTACTTCAACGGCCAGCCCCCGGCCTGCGCCCGGAGGGGGCCGCGGAGGGGGCCGGCGGTGTTTGACAGCAGAGGGAACTGCATCGCCGGCCTCCCGGAGCAGCGGCCTCTGCGGCAGTGCATCTCCCCGGGAGCCCAGCCCTTCGATTGCCGCAAGTCGAGCTGCTTCATCGGCGGCGCCACCACCTCCCCGTATCCTAAGCACTCGCCGCCGCCGCCAAGAATTTCCATTCGTAGGCGTGTTGTCCCGCCTCCGCCTTCTCCAGTTGGGAGTGCACACAGAGGCTACTCGAAGAAACCATccccaccgccgccgccgccgccgtacgaatCAGCTCCTTCTACTAGAACTCACCCACCGCCGTCCTATTCAACGCCGCCGCCGTCGCATTACGGCCCATTTCATCCTCCTCCAGCTGCCACTCTACCACCACGTCACAACACTTCTTCACCGTCATCACCATCTACACCTTTGGCATCCCCGCCGGCACCTTTCATACCATGGAAAGCACCACCATCACCGGTTCCGCCGCCACCGCCGAAGCTCCCTCCAGTCGTGGGCGTCTCCTATGCCTCCCCACCTCCGCCGGCGATACCATACTACTGA